A window from Halarchaeum grantii encodes these proteins:
- a CDS encoding GTP cyclohydrolase III has protein sequence MTNAQITLVQLDNYGPWTVTPEPRREADLQTMQSRLFADLSQFFGTRDGYVFFTRFDNMIAVTNGADLEDHARVQESIRNRYPVTVSLGIGTGASPTDALVDATAHLQAAGSAQDAERREVLGGQPLADDERADDDVHIAHFDVNDATGKYTDELDAFSTFVRIEQGYASLMRVLHDEYGGLGFFVGGDNVVAIVPELDRAAYEAVIEHVRAEADMSLKVGVGSGHTATDAGLAAKHALERCREDGTIVEGDV, from the coding sequence GTGACGAACGCCCAGATCACTCTCGTCCAACTCGACAACTACGGACCGTGGACGGTGACGCCGGAGCCCCGCCGCGAGGCCGACCTCCAGACGATGCAGTCGCGTCTCTTCGCGGACCTCTCGCAGTTCTTCGGCACCCGCGACGGCTACGTCTTCTTCACGCGCTTCGACAACATGATCGCGGTGACGAACGGCGCCGACCTCGAGGACCACGCGCGGGTGCAGGAGTCCATCCGGAACCGCTATCCCGTCACCGTGAGCCTCGGCATCGGGACGGGCGCGAGCCCGACGGACGCGCTCGTCGACGCGACCGCACACCTCCAGGCCGCCGGGAGCGCGCAGGACGCGGAGCGCCGCGAGGTGTTGGGCGGCCAGCCGCTCGCCGACGACGAACGCGCGGACGACGACGTCCACATCGCACACTTCGACGTGAATGACGCCACCGGGAAGTACACGGACGAACTCGACGCGTTCTCGACGTTCGTCCGCATCGAACAGGGGTACGCGTCGCTGATGCGCGTCCTCCACGACGAGTACGGTGGCCTCGGGTTCTTCGTCGGCGGCGACAACGTCGTCGCGATCGTTCCCGAACTCGACCGCGCGGCGTACGAGGCGGTCATCGAGCACGTCCGCGCGGAAGCCGACATGTCGCTGAAAGTCGGTGTCGGGAGCGGCCACACCGCGACCGACGCGGGGTTGGCGGCGAAGCACGCGCTCGAACGCTGCCGCGAGGACGGGACCATCGTCGAGGGCGACGTCTGA
- the dinB gene encoding DNA polymerase IV, with product MATGERLPGAPDPTERIVLHVDMDCFYASCERKREAALRGEPVVVGMGYEAGETVGAVATASYEAREYGVESAQAISSALERLPRRAAHPNDPESAFYRPVDLDYYEDVAADVKAILHDLADTVREVSIDEAYLDVTERTDWSVAEGFARHVKQRIDREVGVPASVGVAPNMSTAKIASDHDKPDGLVVVPPESVAAFLAPLDVAAVHGVGPIRARELAEMGIETAGDLADADPYALVDRFGERGRELHERASGRDDRPVEPKGDPKSFSRESAFDGAVEDHDSVVERALALADAVAERATHENALYRTIGVKVVVPPYDINTRARSLPGPVDEPDLVRDVAAELLAEFDGAPVRKVGVRVSNLSFTANEQAKLGGFADATARDGTGNESADGASDGGGPEDGDGDAQASLGDF from the coding sequence ATGGCGACGGGCGAGCGACTGCCGGGCGCTCCCGACCCCACCGAGCGCATCGTCCTGCACGTGGACATGGACTGTTTTTACGCCTCCTGTGAGCGCAAGCGAGAGGCGGCGCTCCGGGGCGAACCCGTCGTCGTCGGCATGGGCTACGAGGCCGGCGAGACGGTGGGTGCGGTCGCGACGGCGAGCTACGAGGCCCGCGAGTACGGCGTCGAGAGCGCGCAAGCCATCTCGAGTGCGCTCGAGCGCCTCCCCCGTCGCGCAGCCCATCCGAACGACCCCGAGAGCGCGTTCTATCGGCCGGTCGACCTCGACTACTACGAGGACGTCGCGGCGGACGTGAAGGCCATCCTGCACGACCTCGCCGACACGGTCCGCGAAGTGAGCATCGACGAGGCCTACCTCGACGTCACCGAGCGCACCGACTGGTCGGTCGCGGAGGGGTTCGCCCGGCACGTCAAACAGCGCATCGATCGGGAGGTCGGCGTGCCCGCGAGCGTGGGCGTCGCGCCGAACATGAGCACCGCGAAGATCGCGAGCGACCACGACAAACCGGACGGTCTCGTCGTCGTCCCGCCGGAGTCGGTCGCGGCATTCCTCGCGCCGCTCGACGTCGCGGCCGTCCACGGCGTCGGGCCGATTCGGGCGCGCGAGCTCGCCGAGATGGGGATCGAGACGGCGGGCGACCTCGCGGATGCCGACCCCTACGCGCTCGTCGACCGCTTCGGCGAGCGCGGCCGCGAACTCCACGAGCGGGCGAGCGGGCGCGACGACCGCCCGGTCGAGCCGAAAGGCGACCCGAAGAGCTTCAGCCGCGAGTCCGCGTTCGATGGCGCCGTCGAGGACCACGACAGCGTCGTCGAGCGGGCGCTCGCGCTCGCGGACGCCGTCGCGGAGCGGGCGACGCACGAGAACGCCCTCTATCGGACCATCGGCGTGAAGGTCGTCGTCCCACCGTACGACATCAACACGCGTGCCCGTTCGCTCCCCGGGCCGGTGGACGAACCCGACCTCGTGCGCGACGTCGCAGCAGAACTCCTCGCGGAGTTCGACGGCGCCCCCGTTCGGAAGGTCGGCGTCCGCGTCTCCAACCTCTCCTTCACCGCGAACGAGCAGGCGAAGCTCGGCGGGTTCGCGGACGCGACGGCACGCGATGGGACCGGGAACGAGAGTGCGGACGGGGCGAGCGACGGCGGCGGGCCGGAGGACGGTGACGGCGACGCGCAGGCGTCTCTCGGCGACTTCTAG
- the tpiA gene encoding triose-phosphate isomerase — protein MFVLVNLKAYPCDPVAVARAAHDVAEESGVRIAIAPQAADIAAVADTGVETWAQHVSPNGYGSHTGSTLAERAAAAGAEGTLLNHSENRMKLADIDASVEAAERAGLETCVCANNPEQIGAVAALGPDSVAVEPPELIGGDVSVASADPDIVTDAVAAAEAVDDAVDVYCGAGISTGDDLTAADDLGASGVLLASGVAKADDPKAALEDLVAPLR, from the coding sequence ATGTTCGTTCTCGTCAACCTGAAGGCGTACCCCTGCGACCCCGTCGCGGTCGCGAGAGCCGCTCACGACGTCGCCGAGGAGTCCGGCGTCCGCATCGCCATCGCACCGCAGGCCGCCGACATCGCCGCCGTCGCCGACACGGGCGTCGAGACGTGGGCACAGCACGTCAGCCCGAACGGCTACGGGAGTCACACCGGGAGCACGCTCGCCGAGCGCGCCGCCGCCGCGGGCGCGGAAGGGACGCTGCTCAACCACTCGGAGAACCGGATGAAGCTCGCGGACATCGACGCGTCCGTCGAGGCCGCCGAGCGCGCCGGCCTCGAGACGTGCGTCTGTGCGAACAACCCCGAACAGATCGGCGCCGTCGCCGCGCTCGGCCCCGACTCCGTGGCGGTCGAACCCCCGGAGCTCATCGGCGGCGACGTCTCCGTCGCGAGCGCCGACCCCGATATCGTCACGGACGCCGTCGCGGCCGCCGAAGCCGTCGACGACGCCGTCGACGTCTACTGCGGCGCCGGCATCTCGACGGGCGACGACCTCACAGCCGCCGACGACCTCGGCGCGTCCGGCGTCCTCCTCGCGTCCGGCGTCGCGAAAGCCGACGACCCGAAAGCCGCCCTCGAGGACCTCGTCGCGCCGCTGCGCTAG
- a CDS encoding multiprotein bridging factor aMBF1, with product MVQCEMCGAETENPKTIKVEGAELDVCSDCTDFGTEVRTEESSSSTSTKYSTSSSSSGGSSGSNSGGSSGGSKRRRRDMFDEMQELAGDYDERIRKARENTGLSQEELASELNEKASLVRKLERGDILPSDDVRKKLEKKLGVSLLEATDGDEEWESGSSEGGLTLGDMVKRKD from the coding sequence ATGGTTCAGTGCGAGATGTGCGGGGCCGAGACGGAGAACCCCAAGACCATCAAAGTCGAGGGGGCAGAACTCGACGTGTGTTCCGACTGTACCGACTTCGGTACGGAGGTACGCACTGAGGAGTCCTCCTCCTCGACGTCGACGAAGTACTCGACGTCCTCCTCTTCCTCCGGTGGCTCCTCGGGGTCGAACTCCGGGGGGTCCTCGGGCGGCTCGAAGCGCCGTCGCCGCGACATGTTCGACGAGATGCAGGAGCTCGCGGGCGACTACGACGAGCGCATCCGGAAGGCCCGCGAGAACACGGGCCTCAGCCAAGAGGAACTCGCCTCCGAACTCAACGAGAAGGCGAGCCTCGTGCGCAAACTCGAGCGCGGCGACATCCTCCCGAGCGACGACGTCCGAAAGAAACTCGAGAAGAAACTCGGCGTGAGCCTCCTCGAGGCCACGGACGGCGACGAGGAGTGGGAGAGCGGCTCCAGCGAGGGCGGTCTGACGCTCGGCGACATGGTCAAGCGCAAGGACTAG
- a CDS encoding CDP-alcohol phosphatidyltransferase family protein yields MTLDQFRPLASRLLRPFVAVSVRLGLTPDAISVLAFVLAVGAAGAFYLGTAVWYVVGALLVFLNGWFDLLDGAVARETGVDSEGGDLLDHVLDRYADVVILAGLAAGIDSWLLGFAAVTGVLLTSYLGTQIQAVGLGRQYGGLLGRADRLALVGIVGVLSAVLPVVGGFSLVAWLLGVFAVVGHLTALQRFWGAWGDLRDA; encoded by the coding sequence GTGACGCTCGATCAGTTCCGCCCGCTGGCCTCGCGACTGCTCCGGCCGTTCGTCGCCGTGTCGGTCCGCCTCGGCCTCACGCCCGACGCGATCAGCGTCCTCGCGTTCGTCCTCGCCGTCGGCGCGGCGGGCGCGTTCTACCTCGGGACGGCCGTCTGGTACGTCGTCGGCGCGCTCCTCGTCTTCCTGAACGGCTGGTTCGACCTCCTCGACGGCGCGGTCGCGCGCGAGACCGGCGTCGACTCGGAGGGCGGCGACCTCCTCGATCACGTCCTCGACCGCTACGCGGACGTCGTTATCCTCGCCGGCCTCGCCGCCGGCATCGACTCGTGGCTCCTCGGCTTCGCCGCCGTCACGGGCGTCCTCCTCACCTCCTACCTCGGGACGCAGATTCAGGCGGTCGGCCTCGGCCGCCAGTACGGGGGCTTGCTCGGACGCGCGGACCGCCTCGCTCTGGTGGGGATCGTCGGCGTGCTCTCCGCCGTACTTCCCGTCGTCGGGGGGTTCAGCCTCGTCGCGTGGCTCCTCGGCGTCTTCGCTGTCGTCGGTCACCTCACCGCACTCCAGCGCTTCTGGGGCGCGTGGGGGGATTTACGAGACGCGTAG
- a CDS encoding adenylate kinase family protein, with protein sequence MRVVLTGTPGTGKTTASEHLDTDLDVVHLNDVVKDEELYTERDEARDSLVADIDALVEKYAEADDVLVESHLAHHLDDADAVIVLRCAPETLEERLTERGEPEAKARENAESEALDVILSEAVRRHGEERVYEIDTTDRTPEAVAAEIDAVVRGEREPSAGEVDYTEYLL encoded by the coding sequence ATGAGGGTCGTCCTCACCGGTACCCCGGGAACGGGCAAGACCACCGCGAGCGAGCACCTCGACACCGACCTCGACGTCGTCCACCTGAACGACGTCGTGAAAGACGAGGAGCTGTACACGGAGCGCGACGAGGCGCGCGACAGCCTCGTCGCCGACATCGACGCGCTCGTCGAGAAGTACGCCGAGGCCGACGACGTGCTCGTCGAGAGCCACCTCGCCCACCACCTCGACGACGCCGACGCGGTGATCGTGTTGCGCTGTGCGCCCGAGACGCTCGAGGAGCGGCTCACGGAGCGTGGCGAGCCCGAGGCGAAGGCCCGCGAGAACGCGGAGTCCGAGGCGCTCGACGTCATCCTCTCTGAGGCGGTTCGTCGCCACGGCGAGGAGCGCGTCTACGAGATCGACACCACCGACCGAACGCCCGAGGCGGTCGCGGCGGAGATCGACGCCGTCGTGCGCGGCGAGCGCGAGCCGAGCGCGGGCGAGGTGGACTACACGGAGTACCTGCTGTGA
- the hisC gene encoding histidinol-phosphate transaminase, whose amino-acid sequence MRPRDLSDHVEYRAGRGIEEVARELGRDPEEFVKLASNENMFGPSPAATEAIEASADEVHHYPTADHQDLTAALAEQWGVTDEQVWLANGGDGALDYLHRATLEPGDDVLVPTPGFSYYGMSARFHHGDVSEYDVSKPDGFELSDERVLDAYDGERVVYLTSPHNPSGGRFALDDVERIADETAEETLVVVDEAYGEFTEAPSAVSLLGERDDVDESHSSASRAPRDDVAVLRTFSKAYGLAGLRLGYALVPEAWADAYARVNTPFAASFLACRAGLAALEDGAHVERTVDTARWSRDYMAEHVAAPTYESHGNFLLVDVGDATAVAEAMRERGVIVRDCSSFGLPECVRITCGTKAETKRAVRELNEVIGE is encoded by the coding sequence ATGCGACCACGGGACCTCTCGGACCACGTCGAGTACCGCGCGGGCCGCGGCATCGAGGAAGTCGCGCGGGAACTCGGCCGCGACCCCGAGGAGTTCGTCAAACTCGCGTCGAACGAGAACATGTTCGGGCCGAGTCCGGCGGCCACGGAAGCCATCGAGGCGAGCGCCGACGAGGTCCACCACTACCCGACCGCCGACCACCAGGACCTCACGGCGGCGCTCGCCGAGCAGTGGGGCGTCACGGACGAGCAGGTCTGGCTCGCGAACGGCGGCGACGGCGCGCTCGACTACCTCCACCGCGCGACGCTCGAGCCCGGCGACGACGTGCTCGTCCCGACGCCCGGTTTCTCCTACTACGGGATGAGCGCGCGCTTCCACCACGGCGACGTGAGCGAGTACGACGTCTCGAAACCGGACGGCTTCGAGCTCTCCGACGAGCGCGTCCTCGACGCCTACGACGGCGAGCGCGTCGTCTACCTCACGAGCCCGCACAACCCGTCTGGTGGGCGCTTCGCGCTCGACGACGTCGAGCGCATCGCCGACGAGACGGCCGAGGAGACGCTCGTCGTCGTCGACGAGGCGTACGGCGAGTTCACCGAGGCGCCGAGCGCCGTCTCGCTCCTCGGGGAGCGCGACGACGTCGACGAGTCACACTCGTCGGCCAGTCGCGCACCGCGTGACGATGTCGCCGTCCTGCGGACGTTCTCGAAGGCGTACGGGCTCGCCGGCCTCCGCCTCGGCTACGCGCTCGTCCCCGAGGCGTGGGCGGACGCCTACGCGCGCGTGAACACGCCGTTCGCGGCGAGCTTCCTCGCGTGTCGCGCGGGCCTCGCGGCGCTCGAGGACGGCGCGCACGTCGAGCGGACCGTCGACACCGCGCGCTGGAGTCGCGACTACATGGCCGAGCACGTCGCGGCGCCGACCTACGAGAGCCACGGGAACTTCCTGCTCGTCGATGTCGGGGACGCGACGGCCGTCGCCGAGGCGATGCGCGAGCGCGGCGTCATCGTCCGAGACTGCTCGAGCTTCGGTCTCCCCGAGTGCGTCCGCATCACCTGCGGGACGAAGGCGGAGACGAAGCGCGCCGTCCGCGAGCTCAACGAGGTCATCGGCGAATGA
- a CDS encoding C-terminal binding protein, with protein sequence MTRRVLLDDDPKLAPTVFRDRLDADVDVVAMPSVERFRDAVREREADAVVTNGRLTVTRDVLAGLDSLVALGQTSIGVDNVDVAAAADEGITVLRAPDYCVDEVATHAASLLLACVRDVPAQDDRVADGTWDPWAGRELHRLRGDTVGLVSFGDIARETAARLRGFGVDVAAYDPYVDAETMAEHGVEKADAGGLREAADHLSVHAPLTEETRGLVDAAWLDALPERGVVVNTGRGGVVDEADLRAALDAGDIAAAGLDVFADEPPTDSPLPGRDDVVATPHSGWYSEEARREANATVAADLARVFAGEAPANDVAPDGW encoded by the coding sequence ATGACGCGCCGCGTCCTGCTCGACGACGACCCGAAGCTCGCGCCCACCGTCTTCCGCGACCGCCTCGACGCCGACGTCGACGTCGTCGCGATGCCCTCGGTCGAGCGGTTTCGCGACGCGGTCCGCGAGCGCGAAGCGGACGCCGTCGTGACGAACGGCCGCCTCACGGTCACGCGCGACGTCCTCGCGGGGCTCGACTCGCTCGTCGCGCTCGGCCAGACGTCCATCGGCGTGGACAACGTCGACGTCGCGGCGGCCGCGGACGAGGGAATCACCGTCCTGCGAGCGCCCGACTACTGCGTCGACGAGGTGGCGACGCACGCCGCGTCCCTCCTCCTCGCGTGCGTCCGGGACGTCCCCGCGCAGGACGACCGGGTCGCCGACGGCACGTGGGACCCGTGGGCGGGCCGCGAGCTCCACCGCCTCCGCGGGGACACCGTCGGCCTCGTCTCCTTCGGCGACATCGCGCGCGAGACGGCCGCGCGCCTCCGGGGCTTCGGCGTGGACGTCGCCGCCTACGACCCGTACGTGGACGCCGAGACGATGGCCGAGCACGGCGTGGAGAAGGCGGACGCCGGCGGCCTCCGCGAGGCCGCCGACCACCTCTCCGTGCACGCGCCGCTCACCGAGGAGACGCGCGGGCTCGTCGACGCCGCGTGGCTCGACGCGCTCCCCGAGCGCGGCGTCGTCGTCAACACCGGTCGCGGCGGCGTCGTCGACGAGGCCGACCTCCGGGCGGCGCTGGACGCGGGCGACATCGCGGCCGCCGGCCTCGACGTCTTCGCGGACGAACCGCCGACGGATTCGCCGCTCCCGGGTCGTGACGACGTCGTGGCGACCCCGCACTCGGGGTGGTACTCCGAGGAAGCCAGACGGGAGGCGAACGCCACGGTCGCCGCCGACCTCGCGCGCGTGTTCGCTGGCGAGGCGCCGGCGAACGACGTCGCCCCGGACGGCTGGTAA
- a CDS encoding transporter yields the protein MATALTAVYAIHLLAGALWAGSVCFFTYSYLPLAKGGDVSVDVLASATSKLTTVSRAGAVLQLLTGGYLASPMGVGTTSAYWSSTSGYLVIAMVVLWLLLAAFTEMAASRLRDGLDVDKVRTPAREASALLYAASAVAVLLLVDAGLLLA from the coding sequence ATGGCGACAGCACTGACGGCCGTTTACGCGATTCACCTCCTCGCCGGCGCGCTGTGGGCCGGGAGCGTCTGCTTCTTCACGTACAGCTACCTCCCGCTCGCGAAGGGCGGCGACGTCTCCGTGGACGTGCTGGCGTCCGCGACGAGCAAGCTCACGACCGTCTCGCGCGCCGGTGCCGTCCTCCAGCTCCTGACCGGCGGCTACCTCGCGAGCCCGATGGGCGTCGGGACGACGAGCGCGTACTGGTCGAGCACGAGCGGCTACCTCGTCATCGCGATGGTCGTCCTCTGGCTCCTGCTCGCGGCGTTCACCGAGATGGCGGCGTCGCGCCTCCGCGACGGCCTCGACGTCGATAAGGTCCGCACGCCCGCCCGCGAGGCGTCGGCGCTCCTCTACGCGGCGAGCGCCGTCGCCGTCCTCCTCCTCGTGGACGCCGGCCTCCTCCTCGCCTGA
- a CDS encoding fumarylacetoacetate hydrolase family protein codes for MRHVRFRDPAGAVREGEHHGEHVSFGGRDYDLSAVDVLPPSEPSKVVCVGRNYAKHAAERGEDVPDRPLLFLKPPNAVAGHGDTISLPEGKETVEHEVELGVVIGEQCRNVAEADAEDVIAGYTVAIDVSNRDDQDREQNWVRGKAFDGSCPLGPVAADPEHVPDDAHVELRVNGETRQSSNTRHFIFSVPELVAEITQYMTLEAGDVIITGTPEGVGPLADGDRVEADVEGVGTLAVDVEQE; via the coding sequence ATGCGACACGTCAGGTTCCGCGATCCGGCGGGCGCGGTGCGCGAGGGCGAACACCACGGCGAGCACGTCTCCTTCGGTGGGCGCGACTACGACCTCTCGGCGGTCGACGTCCTGCCGCCGAGCGAGCCGAGCAAGGTCGTCTGCGTCGGTCGGAACTACGCGAAGCACGCCGCCGAGCGCGGCGAGGACGTCCCGGACCGGCCGCTGCTATTCCTGAAACCGCCGAACGCCGTCGCGGGCCACGGCGACACGATTTCGCTCCCGGAGGGGAAGGAGACGGTCGAGCACGAGGTGGAACTCGGCGTCGTGATCGGCGAGCAGTGCCGGAACGTCGCGGAGGCGGACGCCGAGGACGTCATCGCCGGTTACACCGTCGCCATCGACGTCTCGAACCGCGACGATCAGGACCGCGAGCAGAACTGGGTGCGCGGGAAGGCCTTCGACGGGTCGTGCCCGCTCGGCCCCGTCGCCGCCGACCCCGAGCACGTCCCCGACGACGCCCACGTCGAACTCCGCGTCAACGGCGAGACGCGACAGTCGTCGAACACCCGGCACTTCATCTTCAGCGTCCCCGAACTCGTCGCGGAAATCACCCAGTACATGACCCTCGAGGCGGGCGACGTCATCATCACGGGGACGCCGGAGGGCGTCGGGCCGCTCGCGGACGGCGACCGCGTCGAGGCCGACGTCGAGGGCGTCGGGACGCTCGCGGTCGACGTGGAGCAGGAATAA
- a CDS encoding endonuclease/exonuclease/phosphatase family protein, whose amino-acid sequence MVRLATWNCNMAFRKKQDAILAWDPDVLVVPECEDPERVGEWSEFTDWRWTGEDEHKGLAVFTRNDVTIDGVASGQTESRHVLPVEIDGAPDIFAIWAMNAEHDPKRRYIAQLYTALIEYATFLEGDTVVAGDYNWNHQWDDSPNGPLYGTLEDVVARLHDMGLESAYHRLRDVTYGAEPDPTFFMHKKRDRGYHIDYVFSNRGRLNGAEIRIGDYDEWVDASDHVPLLVDLA is encoded by the coding sequence ATGGTCCGCCTCGCCACGTGGAACTGCAACATGGCGTTCCGGAAGAAGCAGGATGCAATCCTCGCGTGGGATCCCGACGTCCTCGTCGTCCCGGAGTGCGAGGACCCCGAACGGGTCGGCGAGTGGTCGGAGTTCACCGACTGGCGGTGGACCGGCGAGGACGAGCACAAGGGTCTCGCGGTGTTCACTCGGAACGATGTGACGATAGACGGCGTCGCATCCGGGCAAACAGAATCGCGGCACGTCCTCCCAGTCGAAATTGACGGCGCACCCGACATCTTCGCCATCTGGGCGATGAACGCCGAACACGACCCGAAGCGCCGCTACATTGCCCAACTGTACACGGCCCTCATCGAGTACGCGACATTCCTCGAAGGTGATACCGTCGTTGCCGGTGACTACAACTGGAACCACCAGTGGGACGACTCGCCGAACGGACCGCTCTATGGAACGCTCGAAGACGTCGTCGCTCGCCTCCACGACATGGGCCTCGAAAGCGCGTACCATCGGCTCCGCGACGTGACTTACGGCGCCGAGCCGGATCCGACGTTTTTCATGCACAAGAAACGCGACCGAGGCTATCACATCGACTACGTGTTCTCGAACCGGGGGCGCCTCAACGGGGCTGAAATACGGATCGGTGATTACGACGAGTGGGTCGATGCGAGCGACCACGTCCCACTGCTCGTCGATCTCGCGTAG
- a CDS encoding aldo/keto reductase, protein MDERTLGSTGFDVTPVGLGTWEIGSDWGEVGEAEARDAVHAALDEGITFLDTADVYGDGRSERLIAEVLDEREADPVVATKAGRRLDPHEAEGYTEANLRRFVARSRENLDTETLDLLQLHCPPTDVYYEPETFAALDALVDDGLVAHYGVSVERVEEGLKAIEYDGVESVQIIFNPFRQRPAERFFERAKREDVGVIVRVPLASGLLTGAVDAETSFPEDDHRNYNREGEAFDVGETFAGVPQDVGAHAADELEAYAPADVTLAQFALRWILDHDAVSTVIPGSTSPEHIAENVDAAELAPLSHRQHGAARDVYEAYVKEYVHHRW, encoded by the coding sequence ATGGACGAACGCACGCTCGGCTCGACCGGGTTCGACGTGACGCCGGTCGGCCTCGGCACGTGGGAGATCGGGAGCGACTGGGGCGAGGTCGGCGAGGCGGAGGCGCGCGACGCCGTGCACGCGGCGCTCGACGAGGGGATCACGTTCCTCGACACGGCCGACGTCTACGGCGACGGCCGCTCGGAGCGCCTCATCGCGGAGGTGCTCGACGAGCGCGAGGCGGACCCCGTGGTGGCGACGAAGGCGGGCCGCCGCCTCGACCCCCACGAGGCCGAGGGCTACACGGAGGCGAACCTGCGGCGCTTCGTCGCGCGCTCGCGCGAGAACCTCGACACCGAGACGCTCGACCTCCTCCAACTGCACTGTCCGCCGACGGACGTCTACTACGAGCCGGAGACGTTCGCGGCGCTCGACGCGCTCGTCGACGACGGTCTCGTCGCGCACTACGGCGTCTCCGTCGAGCGCGTCGAGGAGGGGCTGAAGGCCATCGAGTACGACGGCGTCGAGTCCGTCCAGATCATCTTCAACCCGTTCCGCCAGCGCCCCGCGGAGCGCTTCTTCGAGCGGGCGAAACGCGAGGACGTCGGCGTCATCGTGCGCGTCCCGCTCGCCTCCGGGCTGCTGACGGGCGCGGTCGACGCCGAGACGTCGTTCCCCGAAGACGACCACCGGAACTACAACCGCGAGGGCGAGGCGTTCGACGTCGGGGAGACGTTCGCGGGCGTCCCGCAGGACGTGGGCGCGCACGCGGCCGACGAGCTCGAGGCGTACGCACCCGCGGACGTGACGCTCGCGCAGTTCGCGCTCCGGTGGATCCTCGACCACGACGCGGTGTCGACCGTCATCCCCGGAAGCACGTCGCCGGAACACATCGCGGAGAACGTCGACGCCGCCGAGCTCGCGCCGCTCAGCCACCGCCAGCACGGCGCGGCCCGCGACGTCTACGAGGCGTACGTGAAGGAGTACGTCCACCACCGCTGGTAG
- a CDS encoding metal-dependent hydrolase — translation MQITWYGHSTFGIDVDGESLLVDPFFDNPKTDTDPEELDPDHVLITHGHADHIGDVDRFRGAHFVSTPEIISYLTDEYGIEDGTGMNLGGTFETEEAYVTMVRADHSNGLDTDYGASGGMPAGYVVSDTKPTQVADEASQTFYHAGDTSLHTEIREVIAPYLEPDVAAVPIGDHFTMGPWQAAVAADWSGADYAIPMHYDSFPVIEQDTDDFVREVDAAGAQADVVVLDGDETFDLGDELGY, via the coding sequence ATGCAGATTACCTGGTACGGACACTCCACCTTCGGCATCGACGTCGACGGCGAATCGCTGCTCGTCGACCCCTTCTTCGACAACCCGAAGACCGACACCGACCCCGAAGAACTCGACCCCGACCACGTCCTCATCACGCACGGCCACGCCGACCACATCGGCGACGTCGACCGGTTCCGCGGCGCGCACTTCGTCTCCACGCCCGAGATCATCAGCTATCTCACCGACGAGTACGGCATCGAGGACGGCACCGGCATGAACCTCGGCGGCACCTTCGAGACCGAGGAGGCCTACGTCACGATGGTGCGCGCCGACCACTCGAACGGCCTCGACACCGACTACGGCGCCAGCGGCGGGATGCCCGCCGGCTACGTCGTCTCCGACACCAAGCCCACGCAGGTCGCGGACGAGGCGTCCCAGACCTTCTACCACGCCGGCGACACCAGCCTCCACACCGAGATCCGCGAGGTCATCGCGCCCTACCTCGAACCGGACGTCGCCGCCGTCCCCATCGGCGACCACTTCACCATGGGCCCGTGGCAGGCCGCCGTCGCCGCCGACTGGAGCGGTGCCGACTACGCCATCCCCATGCACTACGACTCCTTCCCCGTCATCGAGCAGGACACCGACGACTTCGTCCGCGAAGTCGACGCCGCCGGCGCGCAGGCCGACGTGGTGGTGCTCGACGGCGACGAGACCTTCGACCTCGGCGACGAACTCGGCTACTAA
- a CDS encoding 30S ribosomal protein S15: MARMHTRRRGSSGSDKPAADEPPEWSDVDADAVEERVVELAEEGYDPSQIGMKLRDEGVQGTPIPDVKLVTDKKVTTILEENDAKPDLPEDFRNLLEQAVRLREHVEENGQDHQNRRALQNTESKIRRLADYYRGDELDEDFTYSYDVAAELLE, encoded by the coding sequence ATGGCACGAATGCATACCCGCCGTCGCGGCTCGTCCGGTTCGGACAAGCCGGCGGCAGACGAACCCCCGGAGTGGAGCGACGTGGACGCGGACGCCGTCGAGGAGCGAGTCGTCGAACTGGCAGAGGAGGGCTACGACCCCAGCCAGATCGGCATGAAGCTCCGCGACGAGGGCGTCCAAGGGACGCCGATCCCCGACGTGAAGCTCGTGACGGACAAGAAGGTCACGACCATCCTCGAGGAGAACGACGCGAAGCCCGACCTCCCCGAGGACTTCCGTAACCTCCTCGAGCAGGCGGTCCGCCTCCGCGAGCACGTCGAGGAGAACGGTCAGGACCACCAGAACCGCCGCGCGCTCCAGAACACGGAGTCGAAGATCCGCCGTCTGGCGGACTACTACCGCGGCGACGAACTCGACGAGGACTTCACGTACTCCTACGACGTCGCCGCCGAACTCCTCGAGTAA